A single genomic interval of Deltaproteobacteria bacterium GWA2_45_12 harbors:
- a CDS encoding transcriptional regulator, whose translation MSGHSKWATIKRKKGATDAKRGQLFTKLIKEITVAARMGGDDPNGNPRLRTAIAGARSQSMPNDNIERAIKKGTGELEGVNYEEIMYEGYGPAGVALIIESLTDNKNRTVSEIRNILSKKGGNLGEAGSVSWGFKKKGILSFDKKTISEEKLMETALEAGAEDIKDADDTFDVETDPQHFEKVKEALAKAGLNPTHAEIAMIPENTIKLNLEEATKMLALMEALEDHDDIQKVYANFDIPADVMEKIS comes from the coding sequence ATGTCCGGACATTCAAAATGGGCCACCATTAAACGCAAGAAAGGCGCAACGGATGCCAAGCGCGGCCAGCTTTTCACCAAACTCATTAAAGAAATCACCGTCGCGGCCCGCATGGGCGGGGACGATCCGAATGGAAACCCCCGGCTCCGCACCGCCATTGCCGGTGCACGCTCGCAAAGCATGCCCAACGACAATATTGAGCGCGCCATTAAAAAAGGAACGGGGGAACTGGAAGGGGTAAACTACGAAGAAATCATGTACGAAGGTTATGGCCCCGCAGGAGTTGCCTTGATTATTGAATCGCTAACAGACAATAAAAATCGCACCGTCTCTGAAATAAGAAATATCCTGTCCAAAAAAGGGGGGAACCTGGGTGAGGCAGGATCAGTTTCCTGGGGTTTTAAGAAAAAGGGCATACTCTCCTTTGATAAAAAAACAATCTCTGAAGAAAAGTTGATGGAAACCGCCCTGGAAGCCGGAGCTGAAGATATTAAAGACGCCGACGATACTTTTGATGTCGAAACCGACCCCCAGCATTTTGAAAAAGTAAAAGAGGCTCTTGCCAAAGCAGGGCTAAACCCCACACATGCTGAAATCGCCATGATCCCCGAAAACACCATCAAACTGAATTTGGAAGAAGCCACCAAAATGCTGGCCTTAATGGAAGCGTTAGAAGATCACGACGATATCCAGAAAGTGTACGCTAATTTTGATATCCCTGCAGATGTAATGGAAAAAATCTCGTAG
- a CDS encoding crossover junction endodeoxyribonuclease RuvC, translating into MIILGIDPGTRIAGYGLIKKKSGQVIHIDNGIIDCQKIETLPGKLEHIFKSVQKLISQFHPTILAIEDIFYAKNVQSTVKLAHTRGIVILAAQMNGLEVHEISPLEVKKAVVGYGRAEKTQVQQMIKLLLKLPQIAEENASDALAVAVCVANSLRPILEKSN; encoded by the coding sequence ATGATCATCCTAGGCATCGACCCAGGCACACGCATTGCCGGTTACGGTCTGATTAAAAAAAAATCGGGCCAGGTAATCCATATTGATAACGGCATCATCGACTGCCAGAAAATCGAAACCCTCCCTGGAAAGCTCGAGCACATTTTCAAATCCGTTCAAAAACTCATTAGCCAATTTCATCCAACAATTTTAGCCATCGAAGATATTTTCTACGCGAAGAATGTGCAGAGCACGGTCAAGCTCGCGCATACGCGCGGCATCGTGATTCTCGCCGCCCAAATGAATGGATTGGAAGTGCACGAGATCTCGCCCCTCGAGGTGAAAAAAGCCGTGGTCGGCTACGGGCGGGCCGAAAAAACCCAAGTACAGCAGATGATCAAACTCCTCTTAAAACTCCCCCAAATCGCCGAAGAAAACGCGTCGGATGCCTTGGCGGTGGCGGTGTGTGTGGCCAATAGCTTGAGGCCGATCCTAGAAAAATCAAACTAA